A single genomic interval of Paralichthys olivaceus isolate ysfri-2021 chromosome 7, ASM2471397v2, whole genome shotgun sequence harbors:
- the rassf9 gene encoding ras association domain-containing protein 9, with amino-acid sequence MAPFGKKFLKARLKNRTKDAEPVIGKEIQVTVCNEEKVVCGVTKHTTCADMIQALLEDHKSVPGSKCVLQGEPKDFCLVERWKGFERALPPLTRILRLWHAWGDQRPFIQFILVKTSDFVPQPTKKALKSKGAKPKRWEHGRAQFPQSLPVEKQKRMVKKAFRKLEKLHSDSKSSPGAEEIERMVQLILNQDQTIREQIQHMRELDVEIEQFELLAQREAECESALAQACAQSLDVHSEEQLQEYLYTSDGIEQLELQVQRHQELIFQLSRDIDTELRRTAFPLDQDDEDEQEGAAAASLIPSRKDKSFYTADLERLQDELKHSLFTGVALHNQAAEIKKQLKYFDTALVSKDQECWQLAAQLSSLQIGDSAEDKPSLSPLKSETQCSVSQTVKLKHSLSPLDITDTDSDTGISSTHSQDSLSPCLDFPPPLDTDV; translated from the exons ATGGCTCCGTTTGGGAAAAAGTTCCTGAAAGCTCGTCTGAAAAACAG GACAAAAGATGCTGAGCCTGTGATAGGAAAGGAGATTCAGGTTACTGTCTGCAACGAGGAAAAGGTCGTCTGTGGAGTTACAAAGCACACGACTTGTGCAGATATGATTCAGGCGTTACTGGAGGATCACAAGTCAGTCCCTGGGAGCAAGTGTGTCCTGCAAGGAGAACCCAAAGATTTCTGTCTGGTTGAGCGCTGGAAGGGTTTCGAGAGAGCGTTGCCTCCTCTCACCAGAATCCTGAGGCTGTGGCATGCCTGGGGTGACCAGAGACCCTTCATCCAGTTTATTCTTGTCAAAACCAGTGATTTTGTGCCTCAACCGACTAAGAAAGCTCTAAAGTCTAAGGGGGCCAAGCCAAAGCGGTGGGAGCATGGTCGTGCACAGTTCCCCCAGTCTCTGCCAGTGGAGAAGCAAAAGCGCATGGTGAAGAAAGCTTTCAGGAAGCTGGAGAAGCTTCACAGTGACAGCAAGAGCTCCCCGGGCGCAGAGGAGATTGAGCGCATGGTGCAGCTTATTCTCAACCAGGACCAAACCATCCGGGAGCAGATCCAACACATGAGGGAGCTGGACGTGGAGATCGAGCAGTTTGAGCTACTTGCACAGAGAGAAGCTGAGTGCGAGAGCGCATTGGCTCAGGCTTGTGCTCAGAGTTTGGATGTGCACagtgaggagcagctgcaggagtaCCTGTACACCAGCGATGGAATTGAACAGCTTGAGCTGCAGGTTCAGAGACACCAGGAGCTCATCTTTCAGCTGTCCCGGGATATAGACACCGAGCTGAGGAGGACTGCCTTCCCACTGGACCAAGATGACGAGGATGAACAGGAAGGAGCAGCAGCCGCTTCCCTGATTCCCTCCAGGAAAGACAAGTCATTCTACACTGCCGATCTCGAGAGGCTGCAGGATGAACTGAAGCACAGCCTCTTCACCGGTGTTGCCCTTCACAATCaagctgcagaaataaaaaagcagctCAAGTACTTTGACACTGCGCTGGTCTCCAAGGACCAGGAGTGCTGGCAGCTGGCTGCCCAGCTGAGCTCGCTGCAGATCGGGGACAGCGCGGAGGATAAGCCCAGTCTTTCCCCACTGAAAAGTGAGACTCAGTGCAGCGTCTCACAGACAGTGAAACTCAAACACAGCCTGTCCCCTCTAGACATTAcagacacagactcagacaCCGGGATTAGCtccacacacagtcaggactcGCTGTCACCGTGTCTCGACTTCCCTCCCCCACTGGATACAGACGTTTGA
- the nts gene encoding neurotensin/neuromedin N yields the protein MQAQLACMLLLFFTCGGLCTDVDQEQRALEEELLSSLFTSKMKQNKQSAPYWRVSLANLCRMVSSLRQETWSGEEQEEGERREESLQLLEELYSLKHICRALQSREERLLHDSLEYLEENSDTPLKRKSPYILKRQAAHTTKSRRPYILKRSTVY from the exons ATGCAGGCACAGCTGGCGTGTatgctccttctctttttcacaTGTGGGGGACTTTGTACAG ATGTGGACCAGGAGCAGCGAgcactggaggaggagctgctcaGCAGTCTGTTCACTTCCAAG ATGAAACAGAACAAGCAGAGTGCCCCCTACTGGCGAGTGTCACTGGCCAACCTGTGCAGGATGGTGAGCAGCCTGAGGCAGGAGACGTGGAGCggtgaggagcaggaggagggcgAGCGGAGGGAAGAGAGCCTCCAGTTGCTTGAGGAGTTGTACAGCCTGAAGCACATCTGCAGAGCTCTGCAGAGccgagaggagagg CTACTTCACGACTCTCTAGAATATTTAGAGGAGAACAGTGACACTCCACTGAAGCGAAAATCACCCTACATCCTAAAGAGGCAAGCGGCGCACACCACCAAGTCCCGGAGGCCATACATCTTAAAACGGAGTACAGTTTACTGA